Proteins from a genomic interval of Lolium perenne isolate Kyuss_39 chromosome 1, Kyuss_2.0, whole genome shotgun sequence:
- the LOC127314294 gene encoding uncharacterized protein yields the protein MALSGPHLAVLLALCALAMARPAVGANVSITTCRSFCGNITVDYPFALHPGCGHAGFRDLLFCIDRVLMLHLPSGSYRVLDIDYAYRGLTLHDPAMSDCRAIDRSPAGRGNGFVVEPWRAPFLAPDPDNVFLLLGCRASSPLFQGFPDRHLPCRNVSGMGCADYSGCPAWDDYYDDGRRRPSGAAYGTAVPPECCAVSWGAIRSVNVSRLQCEGYSSAYSLAPVRAAEGAGGWAYGIRVAWQLPEANRGFCGACRATGGVCGHDEGSHADLCLCGDWNSTSNCDSSSDSARSSAAALGTAPASLFLAVLVSGLSSLWWYGSIANM from the exons ATGGCGCTCTCAGGTCCTCACCTAGCCGTCCTGCTCGCTTTGTGCGCATTGGCCATGGCGCGGCCGGCCGTCGGCGCCAACGTGTCGATCACGACGTGCCGGTCCTTCTGCGGCAACATCACGGTGGACTACCCGTTCGCGCTCCACCCGGGGTGCGGCCACGCCGGGTTCCGCGACCTGCTCTTCTGCATCGACCGCGTGCTCATGCTGCACCTCCCCTCGGGCTCCTACCGCGTCCTCGACATCGACTACGCCTACCGCGGCCTCACCCTGCACGACCCGGCCATGTCCGACTGCCGCGCCATCGACCGCTCCCCGGCCGGCCGCGGCAACGGCTTCGTCGTCGAGCCGTGGCGCGCGCCGTTCCTGGCGCCCGACCCGGACAACGTGTTCCTCCTCCTCGGCTGCCGCGCCAGCTCGCCGCTCTTCCAGGGCTTCCCCGACCGCCACCTGCCCTGCCGGAACGTGTCCGGGATGGGCTGCGCCGACTACTCCGGCTGCCCAGCCTGGGACGACTACTACGACGACGGGCGGCGGAGGCCCTCGGGGGCGGCGTACGGGACGGCCGTGCCGCCAGAGTGCTGCGCGGTGTCGTGGGGCGCCATCCGGTCGGTGAACGTCAGCCGGCTCCAGTGCGAGGGGTACAGCAGCGCGTACAGCCTCGCGCCGGTGCGCGCGGCGGAGGGGGCCGGCGGGTGGGCGTACGGCATCCGGGTGGCGTGGCAGCTGCCGGAGGCGAACCGGGGGTTCTGCGGCGCGTGCCGCGCCACGGGCGGGGTGTGCGGGCACGACGAGGGCAGCCACGCCGACCTGTGCCTCTGCGGCGACTGGAACTCCACCTCCAACTGCGACTCCTCGTCGGACTCTGCGCGGTCGAGCGCCGCGGCACTTGGCACCGCCCCTGCGTCTCTGTTCTTGGCAGTTCTTGTCTCAG GATTGTCTTCTCTCTGGTGGTACGGAtcaatagcaaatatgtga
- the LOC127314303 gene encoding F-box/FBD/LRR-repeat protein At1g13570 — MDHEFSPAKICKYIADEDIITNLPEALKDKILCCLPIKEAVQTCLLSRNWRYTWASMTELVFRRSDFASGNGNAKDDACRFLKFTDMFLSLHNGPILKFGLNTLGNEMLSTGGHIYRWMLMLSRNGIKEIHLRTSTLDRYKIPSCFFFCDRLEHVYLRACILTSSQLPPLSKGFKQLSTLHLEHISVQGNSLGDLVASCPNLEKLHLSKLISMHHIYIHSTKLKILAIEGQFQHLNLHTPYLTSATIKLKLQSELHDASMARCNFNLSQFIDSLSDVENIRLYGRILECVEHEFLILKTTELFNRLTYITLEINLGNLKEANLALCLFQHAPNLRNINLKLIPRNLMVPPVRFWESIDRHVCLFQNVHVVCMTNFTGSFAELGFLKLLLEDAPVLRKVIISDKGLDRGVFQNLLKMRRTSKEAEIVIL; from the exons ATGGACCACGAATTTTCCCCAGCGAAGATATGCAAATATATTGCAGATGAAGATATAATCACCAACCTACCGGAGGCTCTCAAAGACAAAATCCTGTGCTGCTTGCCAATAAAAGAAGCTGTTCAAACTTGCCTCTTGTCAAGGAACTGGAGGTACACATGGGCTTCAATGACCGAACTGGTGTTCAGGAGATCTGATTTTGCTTCAGGAAATGGCAATGCGAAAGATGATGCATGCAGGTTTCTTAAGTTCACTGATATGTTTCTCTCCCTGCATAATGGCCCAATTCTGAAGTTTGGACTGAATACCCTTGGGAATGAAATGCTATCCACTGGAGGACACATTTACCGTTGGATGCTTATGTTATCAAGAAATGGAATTAAGGAAATTCATCTTAGGACAAGTACACTTGACCGTTACAAGATCCCATCTTGCTTTTTCTTCTGTGATAGACTAGAACATGTGTACCTGCGAGCTTGTATCTTGACTAGTTCACAGTTGCCACCACTATCTAAAGGCTTCAAACAATTGAGTACTCTTCATTTAGAACATATCTCTGTGCAAGGAAACAGTTTAGGGGATTTAGTTGCGAGTTGCCCGAATTTGGAGAAACTTCACCTTTCTAAGTTGATCAGCATGCACCATATCTATATTCATTCAACAAAGCTCAAGATACTAGCAATTGAAGGCCAGTTTCAACACCTGAATCTGCATACGCCGTATCTTACTTCTGCAACCATCAAACTGAAACTGCAATCTGAGTTACATGATGCTTCGATGGCCAGATGCAACTTCAATCTTTCTCAGTTTATTGATTCTCTTTCAGATGTTGAGAACATTAGACTTTATGGGCGGATCTTGGAG TGTGTAGAACATGAATTCTTGATTCTCAAGACGACAGAACTATTCAACCGGCTGACATATATAACCCTGGAGATCAATCTTGGTAATCTGAAGGAGGCAAATCTTGCTCTCTGCTTATTTCAGCATGCCCCCAACCTGCGAAATATCAATCTAAAG CTCATTCCCCGGAATCTGATGGTACCCCCAGTGCGTTTCTGGGAATCGATAGATCGTCATGTATGTCTCTTCCAGAACGTTCATGTAGTTTGTATGACCAACTTTACTGGCTCCTTCGCAGAGCTAGGCTTCTTGAAGCTTTTACTTGAAGATGCACCGGTGCTAAGAAAAGTGATAATAAGTGACAAGGGATTGGACAGAGGTGTCTTCCAGAATCTTCTAAAGATGAGAAGAACATCAAAGGAGGCAGAAATAGTGATTCTCTGA